A single Sporomusaceae bacterium DNA region contains:
- the trxA gene encoding thioredoxin, with protein MSIVNIANQADFADKVLKSAQPVLVDFWAPWCGPCKMVAPELEAVAADYDGKAVVAKVNVDEQPELAGQFKVMGIPTMVVFKNGAEVNRIVGFRPRRDIAAAIDGAV; from the coding sequence ATGTCAATAGTGAATATTGCCAATCAAGCCGATTTTGCCGACAAGGTGTTGAAATCCGCCCAGCCGGTGCTGGTTGATTTCTGGGCGCCGTGGTGCGGCCCATGCAAGATGGTGGCGCCTGAATTGGAAGCCGTTGCCGCCGACTACGACGGTAAGGCAGTCGTGGCCAAGGTCAACGTCGACGAGCAACCCGAGCTGGCCGGGCAATTCAAGGTCATGGGCATTCCGACCATGGTGGTCTTTAAGAACGGCGCGGAAGTCAACCGCATCGTCGGGTTCCGTCCTCGCCGGGATATCGCTGCGGCCATCGACGGAGCCGTGTAA